In Halobacterium sp. CBA1132, a genomic segment contains:
- a CDS encoding endonuclease NucS domain-containing protein: MLRVGDKEDVSTLETVSLKEEGFREDDLREWIINSPESILGEDFRLVGREVSVKQIGDGIDLLAIDRDANVVAIELKRGALKPKVDFQGLKYAAYTSHWDYSKLRDQFEKFKSTSWGRTLYEEETTFTEVLDEFCNEDYTLNQDQRIVFVGESVRERLDIVLRWLSDRSIDISVIEFQLLKDGDRLYLDAEQTIPTPEHTVTDVSPDTSDEPWKEDGQSWHLNERSNEETADLLEDVTAALQELEFLNGPEWGQKHYVAFNKGRKRRIAIRTKRTLFHIDLYDVNTASLDAAEIADVLGIDAESVAVKQDMRGSGRSGVRITCKPDQEIDFDALESQAREILDKTTE, from the coding sequence ATGCTTAGAGTCGGGGACAAGGAAGATGTTTCCACGTTAGAAACGGTCTCCCTGAAGGAAGAGGGGTTTCGTGAGGATGACCTCCGCGAGTGGATTATCAATAGTCCCGAGAGCATCCTCGGAGAGGACTTTCGACTTGTTGGACGGGAAGTTTCTGTGAAGCAAATTGGGGATGGCATCGATCTTCTCGCCATTGACCGAGACGCCAACGTTGTCGCCATCGAACTCAAACGAGGCGCATTGAAGCCGAAGGTCGATTTTCAGGGACTAAAGTACGCCGCCTACACCTCGCACTGGGATTACTCCAAGCTCCGCGACCAGTTCGAGAAGTTCAAGTCGACGTCATGGGGTCGGACGCTCTACGAGGAGGAAACCACGTTTACCGAGGTACTCGACGAGTTCTGCAACGAGGACTACACGCTCAATCAGGATCAGCGAATCGTCTTCGTCGGAGAATCCGTCCGCGAGCGGCTGGACATCGTACTCCGGTGGCTCAGCGACAGATCGATCGACATCTCCGTCATCGAGTTCCAGCTCCTGAAGGATGGCGACCGGCTGTATCTCGATGCAGAGCAGACGATCCCGACGCCGGAGCACACCGTGACGGACGTGAGTCCGGACACCTCTGACGAACCGTGGAAGGAAGACGGACAGAGTTGGCACCTCAACGAGCGTTCAAACGAGGAAACAGCCGATCTGCTGGAAGACGTTACAGCCGCACTGCAGGAACTGGAGTTCCTCAATGGGCCGGAGTGGGGGCAGAAGCACTACGTCGCGTTCAACAAGGGACGAAAACGTCGTATCGCGATCCGGACGAAGCGGACGCTGTTCCACATCGACCTGTACGACGTCAATACGGCTTCGCTGGACGCTGCGGAGATTGCGGACGTACTCGGAATCGATGCTGAATCGGTTGCGGTTAAGCAGGATATGCGAGGAAGTGGTCGAAGCGGAGTGAGAATCACCTGTAAGCCGGATCAGGAGATCGATTTCGACGCGCTTGAATCACAGGCTCGGGAGATACTCGACAAGACTACTGAGTGA